In Nicotiana tabacum cultivar K326 chromosome 17, ASM71507v2, whole genome shotgun sequence, one DNA window encodes the following:
- the LOC142171836 gene encoding cysteine proteinase inhibitor 1-like — MARQFNFLLLSSLSVIVVASSLFHVSSARSGLRHNFLDGEKPIKNPNDPTVVGIATFAVNEHNKESKSNFQLVRVMAGGTDVISDGTVYQLEISASESNVITTRLVAVLVHPNNVKELLSFE; from the coding sequence ATGGCTCGACAATTTAACTTTCTCCTCCTCTCAAGTCTCTCAGTAATTGTTGTTGCTTCTTCTTTGTTTCATGTCTCCTCTGCAAGGAGTGGCCTGAGACATAATTTTCTTGATGGCGAGAAACCCATAAAAAACCCAAATGACCCAACTGTTGTGGGAATTGCAACATTTGCTgtgaatgagcacaacaaggagTCTAAAAGTAACTTTCAACTAGTAAGAGTGATGGCTGGAGGGACTGATGTAATTTCTGACGGTACTGTTTATCAACTGGAAATCAGTGCTAGTGAATCAAATGTTATTACAACCCGTCTTGTGGCTGTTTTGGTGCATCCAAACAATGTTAAAGAACTTCTTTCCTTTGAATGA